TATTTAAAAAGCATCTTTTTGTTCGAGGTCATCTATCAAATTTTTAGTTAGTTGCATATTTTTATCTTTTATCATTTAATAAAAAATGAATTGTGATTTATTTTATGCTCCTATCTAGTTAGTTATGTCCTAGCTTTTTACCACATGTATTTATTAATATGCTCCTGATGAATAAGTTACTTCGTAGCTATGGCTATAAATTTCAAAGACAATACCAAATGGATCTTCTACGTAACACATTTTATAAGGTTTTTCATTTGGATAATACTCCTAATTGGCATCCTTTTTTGCCACCGTGAGCTACGATTTTTTCAACCATGCCTTCTATATCTGGATCCTGAACACTAAAATGAATACTCCATTTTTCCAATATTCAAAATTGTTTCAGGACTCTCACTATTTGGAAATCAAAGAGCTCTACACCGATTCCATCCGATGTTACCATGTGTGCAATCCGTAAATCCTCCAACCTTCGCCAAAACATCTATACACATCTGTCCAATAGGTGTTTATTTTCTTCTAACTACGTCAGACGGCTTCATAACAATATACCAGCCCATAACTTCTTTATAAAAAATTTGTCGCTTTATCTACATCCGGAACGGATAGCCAATATGTGAAAATGCTCTTGGATACGTCATCTAATCTCTCCTATCTGTACAACAAATATATGGTATTATTATGCTGTATCTTTTCCTTTAATATCATCTATTGTATATGGGATTTTTTATGAGAACAATACGGCACAATATTGTGGGATAGTTACCAAAAGGATACTAATGGATTATACAGGAGGTTCACATGGGAAAAATTAAAAAAAGCTATATATGTTCTTTGGTACTTACCATAGACTTGATAGGTGGAAAATGGAAATTAATCATTCTTTGGTATTTAATAGAAAATACAAAAAGATTTACCGAACTTAAACAATTAATACCAACAATTACACAAAAAATACTTACGGAACAATTGAGAGAATTAGAAGTTAATCATATTATTTCTAGAAAAGTGTATCCAACGGTACCTCCTAAAGTAGAATATTCACTAACTTCTTATGGTGAGAGTTTGATTCCAA
This genomic interval from Carnobacterium funditum DSM 5970 contains the following:
- a CDS encoding winged helix-turn-helix transcriptional regulator; this translates as MKKSYICSLVLTIDLIGGKWKLIILWYLIENTKRFTELKQLIPTITQKILTEQLRELEVNHIISRKVYPTVPPKVEYSLTSYGESLIPIINSLCDWTESYAQENNITL